From a single Miscanthus floridulus cultivar M001 chromosome 8, ASM1932011v1, whole genome shotgun sequence genomic region:
- the LOC136471793 gene encoding LOW QUALITY PROTEIN: probable xyloglucan glycosyltransferase 3 (The sequence of the model RefSeq protein was modified relative to this genomic sequence to represent the inferred CDS: deleted 1 base in 1 codon), whose translation MAPPSSWWGSEEQRGTPVVVKMDNPYSLVEIDCPGMPPSDKARGKNAKQFTWVLLLRAHRAVGCVAWLAGGFWGVLGAVNRRVRRSRDADDEPDAEASGRGRVMLRFLRAFLLLSLAMLAFETVAHLKGWQFPQHLPGNLQELEEQLQHLPEHLRHLPENLRQLPDHLRVPERQEIQGWLHRAYVAWLEFRVDYIAWAIQKLSSFCILLFMVQSVDRIVQCLACFWIKIRGIKPRIPASSGGKPRGTARESADVENNGDADADDADGYFPMVLIQMPMCNEKEVYETSISHVCQMDWPRDRLLIQVLDDSDDEVCQMLIKAEVTKWSQRGVNVIYRHRLSRTGYKAGNLKSAMACDYVKDYEFVAIFDADFQPNPDFLKLTVPHFKEDPELGLVQARWSFVNKDENLLTRLQNINLCFHFEVEQQVNGVYLNFFGFNGTAGVWRIKALEDSGGWMERTTVEDMDIAVRAHLNGWKFIFLNDVKVLCELPESYQAYRKQQHRWHSGPMQLFRLCIPAIFRSKIPFWKKANLVMLFFLLRKLVLPFYSFTLFCVILPLTMFVPEAELPIWVICYIPVLMSLLNIMPAPKSFPFIIPYLLFENTMSVTKFNAMVSGLFQLGSSYEWIVTKKAGRTSSASDILALAEADAHAPPPAKLVRGVSEGGLQEWSRLREQEAAEWANKEDAAAALAAAAAAPVTPKKSGKAKKPNRIFKKELALACLLLTAATRSLLSKQGLHFYFLLFQGVTFLAVGLDLIGEQVS comes from the exons ATGGCGCCGCCGAGCTCGTGGTGGGGCAGCGAGGAGCAGCGCGGCACgccggtggtggtgaagatggacAACCCCTACTCCCTGGTGGAGATCGACTGTCCCGGCATGCCGCCCTCCGACAAGGCCCGGGGCAAGAACGCGAAGCAGTTCACGTGGGTGCTGCTCCTGCGCGCGCACCGCGCCGTGGGGTGCGTGGCCTGGCTGGCCGGTGGGTTCTGGGGCGTCCTGGGCGCCGTGAACCGCCGCGTGCGCCGCAGCCGCGACGCGGACGACGAGCCGGATGCCGAGGCCTCGGGCCGCGGCCGGGTCATGCTGCGGTTCCTGCGCGCGTTCCTGCTGCTCTCCCTGGCCATGCTGGCCTTCGAGACCGTGGCGCATCTCAAGGGGTGGCAGTTCCCGCAGCACCTGCCGGGGAACCTCCAGGAGCTGGAGGAGCAGCTGCAGCACCTCCCCGAGCACCTGCGGCACCTCCCCGAGAACCTGCGGCAGCTCCCCGACCACCTCCGCGTGCCGGAGCGGCAGGAGATCCAGGGGTGGCTGCACCGCGCGTACGTGGCCTGGCTGGAGTTCCGCGTCGACTACATCGCCTGGGCCATCCAGAAGCTGTCCAGCTTCTGCATCCTGCTCTTCATGGTGCAGTCCGTGGACCGCATCGTGCAGTGCCTCGCGTGCTTCTGGATCAAGATCCGCGGCATCAAGCCTCGTATCCCGGCGTCGTCCGGCGGCAAGCCTCGTGGAACTGCAAGGGAGAGCGCGGATGTCGAGAACAACggtgacgccgacgccgacgatgCCGACGGCTACTTCCCCATGGTGCTCATCCAGATGCCCATGTGCAACGAGAAAGAG GTGTACGAGACGTCGATCTCGCATGTGTGCCAGATGGACTGGCCGCGGGACCGGCTGCTGATCCAGGTGCTGGACGACTCGGACGACGAGGTGTGCCAGATGCTGATCAAGGCGGAGGTGACCAAGTGGAGCCAGCGCGGCGTCAACGTCATCTACCGCCACCGCCTGTCGCGCACCGGGTACAAGGCCGGCAACCTCAAGTCCGCCATGGCCTGCGACTACGTCAAGGACTACGAGTTCGTCGCCATCTTCGACGCCGACTTCCAGCCCAACCCGGACTTCCTCAAGCTCACCGTGCCACACTTCAAG GAGGACCCGGAGCTTGGTCTGGTCCAGGCTCGTTGGAGCTTCGTGAACAAGGACGAGAACCTGCTGACCCGGCTGCAGAACATCAACCTGTGCTTCCACTTCGAGGTCGAGCAGCAGGTCAATGGCGTCTACCTCAACTTCTTCGGCTTCAACGGCACGGCCGGCGTGTGGCGCATCAAGGCGCTCGAGGACTCGGGCGGCTGGATGGAGCGCACCACCGTCGAGGACATGGACATCGCCGTCCGCGCGCACCTCAACGGCTGGAAGTTCATCTTCCTCAACGACGTCAAG GTCCTCTGCGAGCTGCCGGAATCTTACCAGGCTTACAGGAAGCAGCAGCACAGGTGGCACTCCGGCCCCATGCAGCTCTTCCGCCTCTGCATCCCGGCCATCTTCAGGTCCAAG ATCCCGTTCTGGAAGAAGGCGAACCTGGTGATGCTCTTCTTCCTGCTGCGCAAGCTGGTGCTGCCCTTCTACTCCTTCACGCTCTTCTGCGTGATCCTGCCGCTCACCATGTTCGTGCCA GAGGCGGAGCTGCCCATCTGGGTCATCTGCTACATCCCCGTGCTCATGTCGCTCCTCAACATCATGCCAGCGCCCAAGTCGTTCCCGTTCATCATCCCCTATCTCCTCTTCGAGAACACCATGTCCGTCACCAAGTTCAACGCCATGGTGTCTGGCCTCTTCCAGCTGGGGAGCTCCTACGAGTGGATCGTCACCAAGAAGGCGGGCCGCACCTCGTCCGCCTCCGACATCCTCGCGCTCGCCGAGGCCGACGcccacgcgccgccgccggccaagcTCGTGCGCGGCGTCTCCGAGGGCGGACTCCAGGAGTGGAGCAGGCTCAGGGAGCAGGAGGCCGCCGAGTGGGCCAACAAGGAGGACGCCGCCGCGGCTctagctgccgccgccgccgcgccggtcACGCCCAAGAAGAGCGGCAAGGCCAAGAAGCCCAACCGGATCTTCAAGAAGGAGCTCGCGCTCGCGTGCCTCCTCCTCACGGCCGCCACGCGGAGCCTGCTCTCCAAGCAGGGGCTGCACTTCTACTTCCTGCTCTTCCAGGGCGTCACGTTCCTCGCCGTCGGCCTCGACCTCATCGGCGAGCAGGTCAgctag